The Streptomyces tendae DNA segment CGCGCCCCGGGGAGCCGGCTAGTGCAGGCAGAACTCGTTGCCCTCCGGGTCCGCCATCACGACCCAGCTCCCGCCGGGCTCGTCCACCCGCCGCAGCACGTGGGCGCCGAGCCCTTCGAGCCGGGCCTGCTCCTCGTCGCGGCGGTCCGCACCGGGGTGCAGGTCGATGTGGAGGCGGTTCTTGACCGTCTTCTCCTCGGGCACCCGCTGGAACAGCAGCCGCCGTCCGCGCCCGGTGCCGCTCTCCTCCTCGAAGGGGTCGTCGGGGTGCCGTACGGCGGTCAGGTCACGCCAGGCGCGGCGGCCGTGCGACTCGACGGTGAGCGCCTCGGGCACGGCCCCCGCCGCGAGCAGCTTCTCGATGAGCGCGCTGTTGTCCTCGACCACGTAGTGCAGGGCGGCGGCCCAGAAGCCGGCCTGGGCGTGCGGGTCGGCCGCGTCCACAACGAGCTTCCAGTGCACCGGCGTGGCCGGAGTGGGTGTCTGCGTCATGCGCCCGTTATAGGGCGCGGCACCGACAACGCCGGTCCGCCACGCGCCTACGGCTTGGTCTCCAGCGCCTTGGCCTCCGCCTCGGACAGTGGCGCGGCGACGGGCACGGACCCGCCGGCGCCCGGATCGGCGGCGGTCTCGCGTGCGGCCGTCCCGCGCGCGGCGGCCGTCCGTCCGGCGAGGGCCCGGGCGGTGCGGCGGGCGGTGCGCAGCGCGTCCCAGGTGAGCAGGGTGAGCGCCAGCCACACCAGGGCGAACCCGGCCCAGCGCTCCGGCGGCATGGCCTCCTTGAAGTAGAGGATGCCGAGCACGAACTGGAAGACGGGGGCCAGGTACTGCAGCAGACCCAGTGTCGACAGGGGGACGCGGATCGCCGCGGCGCCGAAGCAGACCAGGGGGATGGCGGTGACGATGCCGGTCGCGGCGAGCAGCAGCGCGTGTCCCGCGCCCTCGGCGGCGAAGGTCGAGTCGCCCTGGGTGCTCAGCCACACCAGGTAGCCCAGCGCGGGCAGGAACTGGATCGCGGTCTCGGCGGCCAGCGACTCGACGCCGCCCAGGTTGACCTTCTTCTTCACCAGCCCGTAGACGGCGAAGGAGAAGGCGAGGCACAGCGAGATCCACGGCGGCCGGCCGTAGCCGACGGTGAGGACGACGACCGCCAGGGCGCCGACGCCGACCGCGGCCCACTGGGCGGGCCGCAGGCGTTCCTTCAGCAGCACGACGCCCATCGCGATGGTGACCAGCGGGTTGATGAAGTAGCCGAGGGACGCCTCGACGACGTGCCCGGAGTTCACGGACCAGATGTACACGCCCCAGTTCACGGTGATGACCGCGGCGGCCACGGTGACGAGGGCCAGCTTGCGCGGCTGCCGCAGCAGCTCGCCGATCCACGCCCAGCGGCGGACGGCCAGCAGGGCGGCGGCGACGAAGACCAGGGACCACACCATCCGGTGGGCCAGGATCTCCACCGCTCCCGCGGGCTTCAGCAGGGGCCAGAACAGGGGGACGAGCCCCCACATCCCGTACGCCGCGAAGCCGTTCAGCAGTCCTATGCGCCGCTCTGCGGCCGGCTTCCCGGTCACGGGCCCCTCCTTCGTGTCCGACGCGTCCCCAAGTCGACGGGGGCCCGCAGACGCGCGCGCGGACCCACCGGACGACGGTAACGCCGGACACCCCCACATGTCATGTCCGTACCGGCATACGGTCATGACCGGTGGGGGTGTCCGGCGTCTCGCGGAGACCCGAACCCTCGCGGCCCGGAGGTCAGCCCTTCAGCGCGACGGCGATCGCCTCGCCGATCGGCGTGGTCGGGCGGCCGGTCAGCCGGGACAGGTCGCCGCTGTCGACCACCAGCTCACCCTCGGCGATCGAGGCGTCGACGCCCGCCAGGACGGCCGCCACCGGCTCGGGGATCCCCGCACCGGCCAGGATGCCGGTGAGCGCCTCGGTGGTGACCGGGTTGTAGGCGATCTCCCGGCCGGTCTGCCGGCTCAGCTCGGCCGCGTACTCGGCGAAGCTCCACGCCTCGTCGCCGCCCAGTTCGTACGTGGTGTTCTCGTGGCCCTCGCCGGTCAGCACGGCGACCGCGGCGGCCGCGTAGTCGGCCCGGGAGGCGGACGAGACCCGGCCCTCGCCGGCCGCCGCGAGCACCGTGTCGTGCTCCAGCACCGGGGCCAGGTTCTCGGTGTAGTTCTCGTGGTACCAGCCGTTGCGCAGCAGCACGTAGGGCACGCCCGAGTCGAGCAGTGCCCGCTCGGTGCCGCGGTGGTCGTCGGCGAGCGCGGCCTTCAGGGTGCCGGGGGCGCTGGTGTAGGCGAGCAGCGCGACACCGGCCGCCTTGGCGGCGTCGATGACCCCCGTGTGCTGCCGCACCCTGCCCTTGTCGAACTCGTTGCCGGAGATCAGCAGGACCTTGTCGCCGGCCGCGAAGAGGCCGTCGAAGGTCTCCGGGGCGTTGTAGTCGGCGATCGCGATCCGCACCCCGCGCTCCGCGAGGTCCGCCACCTTCTCCGGGTCGCGGACGACGGCGGTGACCTGCTCCGCGGGGACCTTCTCCAGCAACTGCTCCACGACGTGACGGCCGAGCTTCCCGCTGGCTCCGGTGACGACGATGCTCATGATGCGACAACTCCTCAGGGGGTGGCTTGGCACTAACTGTACGGCAGGCGCTAACTTTTAGAAAGCGTAAGCCCTTCGCGCCTGCGGCCCGGGGGCGCGAAGGGGCCCGGCGTTGCTCTACGATCACGCTCGCGCGTGCAGCCGCCGCACGGCCCAGGCAGTCCGCCGGGGGCCGTCGCATCGGGGGGTGCGAGGAGCGGACGCGACGCGCCTCAATGGGAGGGGAACTCATCCATGCGGAAACGATTCAACCGGGGCGTGGCGGCGCTCGTCGGACTCACCCTGGCCGGCACCGGCCTGACCGTCGCGACCGCCGCCCCGGCGGCGGCGAGCTCCTACGACTGCCCGTCCGGCTACTTCTGCGGGTGGTCGGGCGAGGACGCCAAGGGCTCGATGTGGAAGACGAAGAACAACGTCGCGGACCTGGGCAGCTGGGACAACAGGATCCGCTCGTACGTCAACCGTACGCAGTCGATCGCCTGCCTGTACGAGGACAAGGACTACGTTCCGTGGGGAGGCTACTGGGCCCAGGACCCGAACTCACCCGGCGAACTCAGCAGCTCCTCGGAGGCGACCACCAGCTCGGTCAAGTTCGTCCGCACCGAACGCGAGTGCAGCCAGACCGCCTACCCGAGCTGGGTCTCCGAGACCTCCCCCACGGCCCAGGGCTTCGGCGACATGAACGGCGACCGCAAGGCCGACGTCATCACCCGTGACCTGGCCGGACGGCTCTGGTTCACCCCGGGGAACGACACCGGCCGGCTCATCGGCTCCGGCGGCTGGAACGCCATGAACACCCTGACCCGCCACGGCGACTTCACCGGCGACCGCCGCGAGGACGTCGTCGCCCGGGAGAAGGCCACCGGCAAGCTGTGGCTCTACCCCGGCACCGGCACCGGCTCCCTCGGCACGCGCAAGCTGCTGGGCGCGAGCGGGTGGAACTCGATGAACCACATCACCGCCTACGGCGACCAGACCGGCGACGGGCGCTCCGACCTGATCGCCGTGCAGAAGTCCACCGGTGCGCTGTGGCTCTACCCGGGCGCCTCCGGCGGCAAGCTGGGCGGGCGCAAGCTCATCGGCTCCGGCGGCTGGAACGGCATGAACGCGCTGGCCGGCATGGGTGACGTGACGGGTGACGGACGCCCCGACCTGTACGCCCGCGAGAAGGCCACGGGCAAGCTGTGGCTCTACCCGGGGACCTCCACCGCGCGGCTCGGCTCGCGCACGCTCGTCGGCGGCGGCTGGAGCGCCATGGAGCACCTGATCGCGGTCGGTGACTTCTCCGGCGACGGGCGTCCCGACCTGGCCGCCGTCAGCAACGAGCGGTACGTGATCGACGGCTACTCGGGCAACCCGGGCTGGCTGATCACCTACCGCGGACGGGCGGGCGGAACCGTGTACGGAGCCCAGCGGACCCACGGCGAGTGGTGGGGCCTCGGCGACTTCTGCTGAGGACACTCCACCCGATGAGGAAGGGCCCCGGCATCCATGGATGCCGGGGCCCTTCCCGTGCCTGCGGGCGTGCGTGCGTGCTCAGCCCACAACCGTCCAGGTGTCGCCGCCGGCCAGGAGTGCGGCGAGGTCGCCCTTGCCGTGCTGGTCGACGGCGGTATCGAGCTGGTCGGCCATGAGGGTGTCGTAGACCGGCCGGTCCACCGAGCGGAACACCCCGATGGGGGTGTGGTGCAGGGTGTCGGGGTCGGCGAGCCGGGACAGCGCGAACGCGTTCGTCGGGGACGCGGAGTGCGCGTCGTGGACGAGCACCCGCGCCTCGTTCTCCGGTGTCACCGTGACGACCCTGAGGTCTCCGGTGGCGGGGTCGCGGACGACGCCCTTGGAACGGTCGGTGCCGAAGCGGATCGGCTGTCCGTGCTCCAGACGGATCACCGCTTCCTCGGCCTGCTGCCGGTCCTTGAGGACCTCGAAGGCGCCGTCGTTGAAGATGTTGCAGTTCTGGTAGATCTCCAC contains these protein-coding regions:
- a CDS encoding VOC family protein, whose protein sequence is MTQTPTPATPVHWKLVVDAADPHAQAGFWAAALHYVVEDNSALIEKLLAAGAVPEALTVESHGRRAWRDLTAVRHPDDPFEEESGTGRGRRLLFQRVPEEKTVKNRLHIDLHPGADRRDEEQARLEGLGAHVLRRVDEPGGSWVVMADPEGNEFCLH
- the rarD gene encoding EamA family transporter RarD, which codes for MTGKPAAERRIGLLNGFAAYGMWGLVPLFWPLLKPAGAVEILAHRMVWSLVFVAAALLAVRRWAWIGELLRQPRKLALVTVAAAVITVNWGVYIWSVNSGHVVEASLGYFINPLVTIAMGVVLLKERLRPAQWAAVGVGALAVVVLTVGYGRPPWISLCLAFSFAVYGLVKKKVNLGGVESLAAETAIQFLPALGYLVWLSTQGDSTFAAEGAGHALLLAATGIVTAIPLVCFGAAAIRVPLSTLGLLQYLAPVFQFVLGILYFKEAMPPERWAGFALVWLALTLLTWDALRTARRTARALAGRTAAARGTAARETAADPGAGGSVPVAAPLSEAEAKALETKP
- a CDS encoding SDR family oxidoreductase; amino-acid sequence: MSIVVTGASGKLGRHVVEQLLEKVPAEQVTAVVRDPEKVADLAERGVRIAIADYNAPETFDGLFAAGDKVLLISGNEFDKGRVRQHTGVIDAAKAAGVALLAYTSAPGTLKAALADDHRGTERALLDSGVPYVLLRNGWYHENYTENLAPVLEHDTVLAAAGEGRVSSASRADYAAAAVAVLTGEGHENTTYELGGDEAWSFAEYAAELSRQTGREIAYNPVTTEALTGILAGAGIPEPVAAVLAGVDASIAEGELVVDSGDLSRLTGRPTTPIGEAIAVALKG
- a CDS encoding FG-GAP-like repeat-containing protein, coding for MRKRFNRGVAALVGLTLAGTGLTVATAAPAAASSYDCPSGYFCGWSGEDAKGSMWKTKNNVADLGSWDNRIRSYVNRTQSIACLYEDKDYVPWGGYWAQDPNSPGELSSSSEATTSSVKFVRTERECSQTAYPSWVSETSPTAQGFGDMNGDRKADVITRDLAGRLWFTPGNDTGRLIGSGGWNAMNTLTRHGDFTGDRREDVVAREKATGKLWLYPGTGTGSLGTRKLLGASGWNSMNHITAYGDQTGDGRSDLIAVQKSTGALWLYPGASGGKLGGRKLIGSGGWNGMNALAGMGDVTGDGRPDLYAREKATGKLWLYPGTSTARLGSRTLVGGGWSAMEHLIAVGDFSGDGRPDLAAVSNERYVIDGYSGNPGWLITYRGRAGGTVYGAQRTHGEWWGLGDFC